The Paenibacillus sp. FSL R7-0345 DNA segment GAACCGCTTGATCCGGTCGTCTTCCTGTGCGCGCATTTCGGTCAGGTCCGGGGTCGGATAGTGGATTTTGATTGTTACTTTTCTCTGGGTGATATCATCCGCAGGCGCATCTGTCGCAGCAGTGCTGTTATCTGCAGCTGTAGCTGCCGGCGCCGGAGTCGCTTCCCCTCCTGTATTCCCCTGGGCATTTCCGTTGCTGTTATTGTTGCCGCCGCAGGCGGATAACAACGAGCTCGCCACAAGGAGGCCTGCTAATACGCTGGAAAATTTACGCATTGAAACTCCCCTTTTCAATTCATAATTAGCTTACAAATTCATCTTAAAAGAGAAACCGTTTACAAACGAGGTGTATTTATATTCCTTTCATGTGCAGGTTTACGATCGTGTGGATTCTCATGTTAAGCGCAGCACTCAGCCCTCTAGCCTTTTACTGCAGACAAAGCTACACCGCGCATAATAAACTTCTGGAATATCAGGAACACAAGAATCGGCGGCAGCGACACGAGAAAAAGAATGGCAAATTTGATATTCGTATTAAGCGCCTTCACGCTGATTACATATTTGTAGATCGCAGTCGCCAGCGTATATTTTTCCTCGGAATGCATGACCAGTGACGGCCAGAACCAGTCGTTCCATGCAGTGGAGAAAATAAAGATCGCCAGCGTGGCAAAAATCGGCACCGACAGCGGAACAGCAATCGCGAAAAAGCTTCTCGGCTCCGAGGCCCCGTCGATCCGCGCCGCTTCAAAGATCTCCGGGTGGATCCCGTCGAAGAAATTTTTCAGCAGCAGAAAATAAAACGTGTTCGCTCCCGCCGGCAGCCAGAAAGCCGCATACTGGTTCAGCAGGCCCAGCTCCTTCAGATTTACAAAGTTTGGAATCATATAGCTCGTCGCCGGAATGAACAGCGTCATCAGGAAAAAGAAGTAGAACGCTTTGCGGTACGGCACGTTCATCCGCGAAATGCTGAACGAGGCCATCCCGAGCACAACCAGCGTCATAACCATATTTCCGGCAAAAATATAAAGTGTGTTCTTGAGGAATTTCAGCAGATCAATATAATTCACCGCATCCTTTAAATTGCCGAAATGCCACTCCTGCGGAAAAAAATGCGGCGGAAACGAGTTAACCTCGACATTTGATTTCAGCCCGTTGAACATTGTCATCAGGATCGGATACATCATCGTGAACACCATTACGGCAATGCACAGCACCATAATACCGTAGACAACCTTATTGCCTGTCTTTTTCAGATCGTGCTCGGACAGAATGCCTCTCTCTGCGCTCTTCATCCTAGTTATCCTCCTTATTCAGCCTGAACTGTAAAATGCCCAAACCGCCAAGGACGATAAACATCAGCATGCCCAGCGCCGTGGCCGTGCCGTAATCCAGTCTGGTAAAAGCATACTTTACAATCAGCAGCGCATAGGTTAGCGTTGTCTTGTTCGGCCCGCCGTCCAGCAGCGCCAGCTGGGACTGATACCCCTGCGAGGTCGCGATGATCTGCAAAATCAGCATCAGGATGATCAGGTTGCGCAGCGACGGCAGCGTAATGTGGCGGATCCGCGCCCACACCCCGGCTCCGTCAATCTCCGCCGCTTCATACCAGTCACGCGGGATGCTGAGCACAGCCGCCAGGTAGATCAGCATCCCCGAGCCGAACTGCTGCCACGTCTCCATAAAGACAAGTGAGAGCATCGACCACCTGCTGTCCGTCAGGAAAGGGATCTGATCTGCCCCCATAGTACCAAGCAGCGCATTAACAGGACCGACAGGATCATACAGCCACCGCCACAGCCCGTAAAGGACCACCGCCGGCATGACATAAGGCAGATAAGCCGCCACCCGGACGAAGCCGCCGAACTTCCGCAGCTCAGAGATCGCAATGGCGAAGGCAATCGGTACCCAGAAGCCGACAACCAGACAGAGCAGCATGTAGTATAGTGTGTTCTTGATGGCGATCAGCACATCGGGGTCGCTAAGGGCTCTAGCATAATTTTCAAAGCCGACAAAGCTGTTTCCTTTAACAAAATCCACCGTGTAGAAGCTGTACAAAAAGCCTTTAAAAATAGGCACCCACATAAACATGATGAAAATAACAATCGCGGGGACGAGGAACATATAGCCCCAAAAATTTTTCTTCCAGCGGTTCTGCTTATACGGCCTGCTCTCAAGCTTTGCCGGCAGCTCGTCGTGAAGTGCAGCGGTCTGATTCATCTGGCTCCCTCTTTCCTTTCGTCTTCAAGCACTTTGACAAAGTGCTTCCTACCTTAATTGTAGGAAAGGCGGGGGGGGGCTGCACATGTGTATATCTACCGAAGTCATGAGTGTTCTTACTTCTTCAGCTCGCTCGGGCTGATGCCGTAATATTTTTTGAAAATCTTGCTGAAATGCTCCGGCGACTCATACCCGACCCGTTCAGCAATTTCGTAGCGGCGCAGATCGGTATGCAAAATCAGCTCCCGGCTCTCCTCCATCCGCAGCTTAATTACATATTCCCACAGGTTATGGCCTGTATTTTTTTTGAACAGATAGCTCAGATAGTTGGGGCTGACATGATTTTTTTTGGCTACCTCATGTATCGTTAGACCCTTCTGGGCGTAATTTTCATTGATATACTCCTTCGCCTTCTGGACAATCAGATTGCTGCGGGTGTGCAGCTCCTCGGCGGAAGGCTCACCGTCACCGGTATAGCTGGTCCAGTTAAAGTCCCCGTAATAGAACACATAATGGTCATTGTGCTCCCTGTTCCAGAGGATGGCCCGGGACGCCTGGCGGTTCAGCACCGCCATAAACGGCAATCCTCTGAGAATCTGGCTGATCCCGATGACCGCATTCAGGTGCAGATATTTGTGGATGTTAAAATAAAGGCTGCGGCCCAGCACATCCAGCCTGCTGACCTGACCGCCCCCGGACTCCTCGTAGCTTTTTTCGTCCCACTGGATGATTACAGTGATTTCCTCCTCCGGCGAGTAAAAGGCCGTCGAGTCCCATCCCTGGTTCAGCAGCTCTTTCGCAATGTTAAGCGCGCCGTAGCGCAGCAGCCCGCGGTCACGCGGGCTGTAATCGGCACTGCTGTCAGTGCCCGGAAGCGGCAGCTTAATCTTGAGCACGGCAAAATAAGGGCCCTGCAGCTTCAGCTCATCCAGCTTGCGCATAAGCTCTTCGCCGCCCATCACGGCAGCAGAATCGGCAAGCAGCCTGTTCAGCACCTCGCTGTAGGCAGGCAGAGGCTCCTCGAGCCGGAAGCTATCACCGGGTCCGGCCATGAAACCGGCGAGCTCGGGCGAAGGGCGGTCCATTTTGAGCAGCACATTCCGTACCGAATCCAGAAACTGCTCGCTGTTCAGCGGCTTGATCAGGTAATCCTTTGCGCCCAGCCTGACGGCCATTTGCGCATACTGGAACGTTTCGTGGGCCGAAATGACAATTGCCTGCACCCACGGCTTCGCCAGCTTGGCATGCTGCATCAGCTCGATCCCGCTCATCGCCCCCATCTGGATGTCGGTGACAATCAGATCAACCTCCTCCATCCGGATACAGTCGAGCGCCTCGAAGCCGCTGCCCGCCGTATAAATATTGCCGATATCCAGTCCGGAGGAAGCAAGCAGACTGCTGAGGCCTTTACAGATAAGCGGTTCATCGTCCACAACCAGAATATTGAACATTTGCGGATTCCCCCTTCTATTCTTGAACTTCTGTTTTGGGCAGCAGAACGGCGGCAACCGTTCCTCCTCCGGCACGCGGTCTGTAGGTGATACCGTAATCCGGGCCAAAATGCAGCTGCACACGCTGGTTAATATTGCGGATGCCGTAGCCGCTGGCCGGATTCGGGCTCTCATCATAAAGAATCCGGGTGATCGCCTCGTAGTCAGCCTGCTTATAGCCATTGTCTTCTATTGTAATCAGCACTCTGTCCTCCATAGCGGCTGCAGTGATGATAATTGCCCCGTCTTCCTCCATATTTTTGACCCCGTGGATAATGGCGTTTTCGATCAGGGGCTGAAGGGTGATTTTGGGAATCAGATTGCTTTTGGTTTCCGCTGCAATGTTCCAGGTCACTGAGAACACGTAATCGTAGCGGTGCTGCTGCAGCTTGATATAGGCGCTGGCGTGCTCCAGCTCCTCCTCCAGCGTAATCAGCTCCCGGCCGCGGCTGAGGCTGATTTTCATCAGCTTGGATAGCTCCTTGATCATTTCCGCGGATTCCACGTTGCCTTCCAGCGAGCTTTTCCAATAAATACTTTCCAGAGTGTTATACAAAAGATGCGGATTAATCTGCTGATACAGCAGCTGCAGCTGGGACTCCTTCTGTTTCAGCTCCATCTGGTATTTGTACATGATCAGGCCGTTCAGCCTGCGCGCCATATCATAGGTTGAGGAGATCAGCACGCTGACTTCGTCATTGCTGCCGCGTTTCGGTGTTTCCGGCACCCGGTTGCCCGGCTCATACTTACGCACAAAAAAAGCCAGCTTCTGCAGCGGTGTCATCAGCGAACGCCAGAAATAGGTGATAATAATCAGACCGAATAAGGCGTAGGCCACGGTTATGTACTGAATGACTCTTTTCATCTCGTTCTGCTGCTGAAGCAGCGCTTTTACCGGGATCTTATAGACCAGCTTCTGCCCGAGCATATGGTTGTTGTTCACCACATAAATGAAGTCGTCGGTAATCACGTCCACCGTTCCTTCCGGATCGCCAGTCTCGGCCCCCTCCGGCAGCCCGATAATGTCGCCTATGGAATTCGTGCTTGATGCCAGCACCCGGTTGTTCATATCTGTCAGGTAAATTTCCCCGTCCGGCAACGAAATCGACTTTAGAGATTCCCCGATCTTGGCCTCCATCTTCGTCACTACGAGCACGCCTATTGTTCCGGCACCAAGGTAAATGTTATTGACCGCCCGCACATACGTGAGCGTCTTCTGGTCCTCAGCCTGCGGGCTGAGCCGGTCCATGAACATCAGGTTGCCCCGGCCCTTTTGCTCCACTGCCTGCCTGAACCAGAACGGCTCCTCTTCCTTCGTAAAAAAATAAACCCCCGCCTTCTTCACCTGCGGAAAATTGGGGGCGAAAAAATAATAATTGTTCGGATCGTATACATACAGAGAGTAATAAATGGCATCTCCGCGCTCTACCCCCTGCGAGTAGCTGCCCAGCAGCTTTTCTATCGTTTCATAGCGCTCCACCCGCTCCATGATGGGATCAAGCCCGCTCATGTTCAGCTGCTGCAGAAACGGATTCTGGATCACCGTCGACGTTATTTTGTTAACGGTATCGATGTCCCTGTTGATGATAGCGAAATTCTGCTTGTTCAGCTCTACATAAGCATTGGTCACATGACGCTTCAGAACCTGCTCGGCCTTGTAATTGCCGTAACTGTTAAGAATCAGAATTGGGGTAAGCATAATGACGAACAGCAGAATCAGCTGCTGCTTGACGTTCAGCCGGACAATCGGCCTGATCAGTGCGGACCACACCCTGTAACCACCTCCAGTTTCAATAATATAACAAATGAAGAAGCGCTTACATATGTTTATTTTAAAGTTGTTTAGGCGGGATTGTATGCAATTATTGCGTCCGGCAGACACCTCCGAGGCTGTGGGTGTCATTACGCAGAACATTTGGGCTTCCGGCCGCTGTTGTCTCCAGATTTTATGATTTATACCGCTTGCGGTTAAAATCCGGAGACAAAGGCGGACGCTGACGCTCCTACAGCTCCAAATTTCTGCTCCATGACTTCCAGCCTCTTCCGGAAACTGTAAAGCACAAAAGATTGACTACGGGGTGTTGGCATATTCTTCATCAAACAACGTTTAAAGCATAAGTGTGCATTTTCCACCTAATTAGCTCATTTACATTCAAACAGGCCAGCCGGAGCATCCGGCTGACCTGTTTGATGATGGGCCCATGGTGCAGAATATGGCGGGCCGGCTGAGTGTGGCTGATTATTTTAAATAACCTCTGGTAAAAGCGATTGAGCCGTCATAATCGACATATACACCGTGAACATTCGGTTGCTTCAGGACATCCGCG contains these protein-coding regions:
- a CDS encoding histidine kinase, with product MLTPILILNSYGNYKAEQVLKRHVTNAYVELNKQNFAIINRDIDTVNKITSTVIQNPFLQQLNMSGLDPIMERVERYETIEKLLGSYSQGVERGDAIYYSLYVYDPNNYYFFAPNFPQVKKAGVYFFTKEEEPFWFRQAVEQKGRGNLMFMDRLSPQAEDQKTLTYVRAVNNIYLGAGTIGVLVVTKMEAKIGESLKSISLPDGEIYLTDMNNRVLASSTNSIGDIIGLPEGAETGDPEGTVDVITDDFIYVVNNNHMLGQKLVYKIPVKALLQQQNEMKRVIQYITVAYALFGLIIITYFWRSLMTPLQKLAFFVRKYEPGNRVPETPKRGSNDEVSVLISSTYDMARRLNGLIMYKYQMELKQKESQLQLLYQQINPHLLYNTLESIYWKSSLEGNVESAEMIKELSKLMKISLSRGRELITLEEELEHASAYIKLQQHRYDYVFSVTWNIAAETKSNLIPKITLQPLIENAIIHGVKNMEEDGAIIITAAAMEDRVLITIEDNGYKQADYEAITRILYDESPNPASGYGIRNINQRVQLHFGPDYGITYRPRAGGGTVAAVLLPKTEVQE
- a CDS encoding response regulator, which gives rise to MFNILVVDDEPLICKGLSSLLASSGLDIGNIYTAGSGFEALDCIRMEEVDLIVTDIQMGAMSGIELMQHAKLAKPWVQAIVISAHETFQYAQMAVRLGAKDYLIKPLNSEQFLDSVRNVLLKMDRPSPELAGFMAGPGDSFRLEEPLPAYSEVLNRLLADSAAVMGGEELMRKLDELKLQGPYFAVLKIKLPLPGTDSSADYSPRDRGLLRYGALNIAKELLNQGWDSTAFYSPEEEITVIIQWDEKSYEESGGGQVSRLDVLGRSLYFNIHKYLHLNAVIGISQILRGLPFMAVLNRQASRAILWNREHNDHYVFYYGDFNWTSYTGDGEPSAEELHTRSNLIVQKAKEYINENYAQKGLTIHEVAKKNHVSPNYLSYLFKKNTGHNLWEYVIKLRMEESRELILHTDLRRYEIAERVGYESPEHFSKIFKKYYGISPSELKK
- a CDS encoding carbohydrate ABC transporter permease, which translates into the protein MKSAERGILSEHDLKKTGNKVVYGIMVLCIAVMVFTMMYPILMTMFNGLKSNVEVNSFPPHFFPQEWHFGNLKDAVNYIDLLKFLKNTLYIFAGNMVMTLVVLGMASFSISRMNVPYRKAFYFFFLMTLFIPATSYMIPNFVNLKELGLLNQYAAFWLPAGANTFYFLLLKNFFDGIHPEIFEAARIDGASEPRSFFAIAVPLSVPIFATLAIFIFSTAWNDWFWPSLVMHSEEKYTLATAIYKYVISVKALNTNIKFAILFLVSLPPILVFLIFQKFIMRGVALSAVKG
- a CDS encoding sugar ABC transporter permease, with the protein product MNQTAALHDELPAKLESRPYKQNRWKKNFWGYMFLVPAIVIFIMFMWVPIFKGFLYSFYTVDFVKGNSFVGFENYARALSDPDVLIAIKNTLYYMLLCLVVGFWVPIAFAIAISELRKFGGFVRVAAYLPYVMPAVVLYGLWRWLYDPVGPVNALLGTMGADQIPFLTDSRWSMLSLVFMETWQQFGSGMLIYLAAVLSIPRDWYEAAEIDGAGVWARIRHITLPSLRNLIILMLILQIIATSQGYQSQLALLDGGPNKTTLTYALLIVKYAFTRLDYGTATALGMLMFIVLGGLGILQFRLNKEDN